In Leptospira ellinghausenii, the following proteins share a genomic window:
- a CDS encoding CHAT domain-containing protein, which translates to MLSLIIDRVGNVNIFNVLEDNLPVEESHIQSTLDDDLILEYLGEVERLVHVSQSVLSKPNQILNVDILQDLKVLGETFFQQFFPTSIIEKLKNTNKQSIHFNIDPTLALVPWELLHDGTSFLSDKFRIGKTIRGGLHRSTHKENRKIKMLIIADPTEDLPHAQKEGEVLFSVLSQKVPNHLLELEFIGGKQVTKLKLLSLIKDKHIIHYSGHLHFSDDSLENGWLLSDGKVLKAREIKSTGIDTDLVFSNSCMSAKSAGKKLNTNILNQYAGAFLTAGIKTFVGTNWEILDNERTIDFTVRFYTYLFSDKSVGESLFLSKEFARRNYHANDLTWANYSLYGNPDFAMFVNERRNFHSAKILNPTAVLEFYPTPIAASYSKCNHFNKNKTVDKTNLLNLIRLFESISQVVGMIVFSDHASHAMNKSIPNNLDDAVTLRKWWELVYSCVWDFQKLKITSIFDSALPVLHEQKETIFKILGWLEVWEESDINAEELESYQIILQFFLENMLLEFAELERISILLVSENNNPHFYFKGIKPSYLYPTSHGSREKLLEQLSHHKGNLVLLHEGRKMVIPFQTYFKEKKETGELELVFNGLIPFVIGAKQN; encoded by the coding sequence ATGCTCTCCCTCATCATAGATCGTGTTGGAAATGTCAATATCTTCAATGTTTTAGAAGATAATCTTCCTGTAGAAGAATCTCACATCCAATCTACGTTAGACGATGATTTGATTTTAGAGTATTTGGGTGAAGTGGAACGACTTGTCCATGTTTCCCAATCCGTATTATCCAAACCCAACCAAATTTTAAATGTCGATATTTTACAAGATTTGAAAGTTCTCGGGGAAACTTTTTTCCAACAGTTTTTCCCAACCTCTATCATCGAAAAACTAAAAAACACAAACAAACAGAGCATCCACTTTAATATCGATCCAACACTTGCTCTTGTTCCTTGGGAATTATTGCATGATGGAACTAGTTTTCTTTCTGATAAATTTCGAATTGGAAAAACGATTCGGGGTGGCCTACATCGTTCCACACATAAAGAAAATCGTAAAATCAAAATGCTCATCATTGCAGATCCAACAGAAGATTTGCCACATGCTCAGAAAGAAGGTGAGGTTTTGTTTTCAGTTCTCAGTCAAAAAGTACCAAACCATCTACTCGAATTAGAATTCATAGGAGGAAAACAGGTAACCAAACTCAAGTTACTCTCTCTTATCAAAGACAAACACATCATTCATTATTCAGGGCACTTACATTTTTCAGATGATTCCCTTGAAAATGGTTGGTTATTGTCGGATGGGAAAGTCCTTAAGGCTCGTGAAATTAAATCAACAGGTATTGATACGGATTTAGTTTTCTCTAACTCTTGTATGTCGGCAAAATCTGCAGGTAAAAAATTAAATACAAATATTTTAAACCAATATGCAGGTGCATTTTTAACTGCAGGGATCAAAACTTTTGTAGGAACAAATTGGGAAATTTTAGACAATGAAAGGACAATTGATTTTACTGTAAGATTTTATACATATCTTTTTTCAGATAAATCTGTTGGAGAGTCCTTATTCTTATCGAAAGAATTTGCAAGACGTAATTACCATGCGAATGATTTAACTTGGGCTAATTATTCCTTATATGGGAATCCTGATTTTGCAATGTTTGTGAATGAACGAAGGAATTTTCATTCGGCAAAAATTTTAAATCCAACTGCAGTATTAGAGTTTTATCCAACTCCAATTGCTGCTTCTTATTCCAAGTGTAATCATTTCAATAAAAACAAAACGGTTGATAAAACAAATCTCCTCAATTTGATTCGATTGTTTGAATCGATAAGCCAAGTGGTAGGGATGATTGTTTTTAGTGATCATGCTTCTCATGCAATGAACAAATCCATCCCAAATAATTTGGATGATGCTGTTACACTTCGTAAATGGTGGGAACTTGTTTACAGTTGTGTATGGGATTTTCAAAAATTAAAGATTACGAGTATATTTGATTCTGCTCTTCCCGTTTTACACGAACAAAAGGAAACCATTTTTAAAATCTTAGGTTGGTTGGAAGTTTGGGAAGAGAGTGATATCAATGCGGAAGAATTGGAATCTTACCAAATCATTCTTCAGTTTTTTTTAGAAAATATGTTATTGGAATTTGCGGAACTGGAACGAATCAGTATTTTACTGGTTTCGGAGAACAATAACCCACATTTTTATTTTAAAGGGATCAAACCATCCTATTTATACCCGACTTCCCACGGGTCACGTGAAAAACTTTTAGAACAATTGTCACACCACAAAGGTAACTTAGTGTTGTTACATGAAGGAAGAAAAATGGTTATCCCATTTCAAACTTATTTCAAAGAAAAAAAGGAAACTGGTGAATTGGAACTTGTGTTCAATGGTCTCATTCCATTTGTAATCGGAGCAAAACAGAATTGA
- a CDS encoding M23 family metallopeptidase, with amino-acid sequence MKRIVVILTLLASFIFAEGQKSEGKLNFVWPIQGLELSSLITSTFGESRKDHFHNGLDISSVLQPVRSMGDGFILYSRYAEDNPFEDERGSGNIVWIAHKNGYVSGYYHLGGTRNELVKNHKPVKAGDTIGISGNTGHSTGGHLHFVLGKDYGKTLLDPLSYLPPVEDNMPPQIANLFIHVGENYTNLNDGDNINVSKAFPLTVSIIDGGIKNSQRRGIKEVKYLFNGETYKVANFESLQFDGTKWKTKDGHSFDDLFFKDRYLVGVLNLKAGENTIKVQTKDFSGHEGERNFSINITRISGGN; translated from the coding sequence ATGAAACGTATTGTTGTGATTTTGACTCTTCTGGCAAGTTTTATTTTCGCTGAGGGACAGAAGTCCGAAGGGAAACTTAATTTTGTTTGGCCCATCCAAGGATTGGAACTCTCCTCTCTAATCACGAGTACGTTTGGTGAATCGAGAAAAGACCACTTTCACAATGGTTTAGACATTTCCTCAGTCTTACAACCAGTTCGTTCCATGGGAGACGGATTCATTTTGTACTCTCGTTATGCGGAAGATAATCCTTTTGAGGATGAAAGAGGTTCAGGAAATATTGTTTGGATTGCACATAAAAATGGTTATGTGAGCGGTTATTACCACTTAGGTGGAACAAGGAACGAACTCGTCAAAAATCACAAACCAGTGAAAGCGGGTGATACAATTGGAATCTCTGGCAACACAGGTCACTCAACTGGTGGACACTTACACTTTGTTCTAGGAAAAGACTACGGAAAAACTTTACTCGACCCTCTCTCCTATTTACCGCCCGTCGAAGACAATATGCCTCCTCAAATCGCCAATTTGTTCATCCATGTGGGAGAAAATTATACCAATCTAAATGATGGAGACAATATCAATGTTTCCAAAGCTTTTCCTCTAACGGTAAGTATCATTGATGGTGGGATCAAAAATAGCCAAAGGAGAGGAATCAAAGAAGTGAAATATTTATTCAATGGTGAAACTTACAAAGTGGCAAATTTCGAATCCCTTCAGTTTGATGGTACCAAATGGAAAACAAAAGATGGCCATAGTTTTGATGATTTATTTTTTAAGGATCGTTATTTGGTTGGAGTTTTGAATCTCAAAGCTGGCGAAAATACAATCAAAGTGCAAACAAAAGATTTTTCTGGTCATGAAGGAGAAAGAAACTTCAGTATCAACATTACAAGGATCAGTGGAGGGAATTAA
- a CDS encoding sigma-54 down-regulated protein, whose protein sequence is MEQQVKDGLNFILGAVNTAKVEAEKAFSSINAEFQNLAAKGAQDQSEISVNLRKYVQEGLSQVETIVGKANTVVAEAKAKVATVTSKA, encoded by the coding sequence ATGGAACAACAAGTAAAAGACGGATTAAACTTTATCTTAGGCGCAGTAAACACTGCAAAAGTAGAAGCAGAAAAGGCTTTCTCTAGCATTAATGCAGAATTTCAAAACTTAGCAGCGAAAGGTGCTCAAGACCAAAGCGAAATTTCTGTAAACCTTAGAAAATACGTTCAAGAAGGTCTTTCTCAAGTAGAAACAATCGTTGGAAAAGCTAACACTGTTGTAGCGGAAGCTAAAGCAAAAGTAGCAACTGTTACTTCAAAAGCATAA
- a CDS encoding sigma-70 family RNA polymerase sigma factor yields the protein MEQTSYSTEEILELVKECGTGNEKSLQKFFDHYSQDIYNFPIRVFHLTEDDASDYYIYAFERLKSGKRFKSFVGKSSFKTWFFSVLRNLLIDWQRTKREVKTQTVSKVNKEGKEYSTIEDEPDKRADALAHALDVSDQFQSVLSTIKMENRIVFKLSFVYYLHLDPEEILYIAEKTNRPEEEIRSEILSLREELSNREEENLKMEDKITSLYLNILDLKEQKKQKAQGDSVEAQYYKERLDHALAKKYEQRKKLIEKKQKGHFLVRTPYREIARILGISEGGVSVTLLRVLEKIQKKMHSVAGES from the coding sequence ATGGAACAGACTTCTTATTCCACCGAAGAAATTTTGGAACTTGTCAAAGAATGTGGGACTGGCAACGAAAAATCCCTACAAAAGTTTTTTGATCATTACTCCCAAGATATCTATAATTTTCCCATTCGAGTTTTCCATCTAACGGAAGATGATGCTTCCGACTATTACATTTACGCTTTTGAGCGACTCAAATCTGGAAAACGGTTCAAAAGTTTTGTCGGGAAATCGAGTTTTAAGACTTGGTTTTTTTCCGTACTGCGAAACTTGCTCATCGATTGGCAACGCACCAAACGTGAGGTGAAAACCCAGACAGTTTCTAAGGTCAATAAGGAAGGAAAGGAATACAGCACAATCGAAGACGAACCCGATAAACGTGCAGATGCCCTTGCCCACGCCCTTGATGTCTCCGACCAATTCCAATCCGTACTTTCCACAATTAAAATGGAAAATCGAATCGTATTCAAATTGTCTTTTGTGTACTACCTTCACCTAGACCCTGAAGAAATTTTGTACATCGCGGAAAAAACGAACCGACCTGAGGAAGAAATTCGTTCTGAAATATTGTCGCTACGAGAAGAGTTATCCAACCGAGAGGAGGAAAACCTCAAGATGGAAGACAAAATCACTTCCTTGTATTTGAATATTCTAGATTTAAAAGAGCAGAAAAAACAAAAGGCACAGGGAGATTCGGTTGAAGCACAATATTATAAAGAACGATTGGATCATGCCCTTGCGAAGAAGTACGAACAGAGAAAAAAACTAATCGAAAAAAAGCAAAAAGGCCACTTCCTCGTTCGAACCCCTTACCGGGAAATTGCCCGAATCTTAGGGATTTCCGAAGGTGGAGTGAGTGTCACCCTGCTCCGTGTACTCGAAAAAATACAAAAAAAAATGCATTCTGTAGCGGGAGAGTCGTAA
- a CDS encoding AMP-dependent synthetase/ligase yields the protein MRTMIDFYLDLPKRFGHKKAFGTRLGPGVYQFKTYMELLNEAKHLAFGLSETLSERDKVAIFADNSYEWIQTSIATTLLGAIDVPRASDVTDQDILYILNHSESKILFVENETVFEKVIRLEKDLEFLKEIILFYPPKQNKEFKSRKIKIITLQELVEKGIQKRKEDPSDQIFLENTIKESDLFTMIYTSGTTGTPKGVMLTHGNILFQLKNLPLSLKKGDKTLSILPIWHIFERIFEIFSLSYGACTYYSSVRTLKEDLKFVKPNFMASAPRLWESIYGGILGTLNKSSLVKQKMFQVSMYFAKRFFHSRQVITGNVLDIHPMVIWKQIIRFVYHLIRFFVVCFPYFIFDFLVLSKIRIATGGELRGSVSGGGALPFHVDEFFNMIGIPVLEGYGMTETAPVLAMRTFEEIIPGSVGKIFPHTDLRLVDLNTGEVFLDTEIGKFVYGRKGEIHVKGKQVMAGYYKNPEATNKVLVAGWLNTGDLGIFTSNHNLRIVGRSKETIVLLGGENVEPVPIESKILESEWIDQCMVVGQDQKFLSALVYPNLNRFETTPGKEFWKDKDVIQKMESEIKSKINVQTGFKSFERVVGVIVIPKPFEVGDELTAKLSLKRHVITEKYKNQIQALYE from the coding sequence ATGCGAACCATGATCGATTTTTATTTAGATCTCCCAAAACGATTTGGGCATAAAAAAGCTTTTGGAACCAGATTGGGGCCAGGTGTTTACCAATTCAAAACCTATATGGAATTGTTAAATGAGGCAAAACATTTGGCATTTGGACTGAGTGAAACTTTATCCGAAAGAGACAAAGTCGCTATTTTTGCTGACAATTCATATGAATGGATCCAAACAAGTATTGCAACAACTCTCCTTGGTGCAATCGACGTACCACGTGCTTCGGATGTTACCGACCAAGATATATTGTACATTCTCAATCACTCTGAATCCAAAATACTCTTCGTAGAAAATGAAACAGTTTTTGAGAAAGTGATCAGGTTGGAAAAAGATTTAGAATTTCTAAAAGAAATCATTTTGTTTTATCCACCAAAACAAAATAAAGAATTCAAATCCAGGAAAATTAAAATCATAACCTTGCAAGAGTTAGTGGAAAAAGGAATTCAAAAAAGAAAGGAAGACCCTTCTGATCAAATTTTTTTAGAGAATACGATCAAAGAGTCTGATTTGTTTACAATGATTTATACATCAGGAACAACGGGAACTCCAAAGGGAGTGATGTTAACTCATGGAAATATCTTATTTCAACTTAAGAACTTACCGTTGAGTTTGAAAAAAGGTGATAAAACACTTTCGATATTACCCATTTGGCATATTTTTGAAAGGATTTTTGAAATCTTTAGTTTATCGTATGGAGCTTGTACTTATTATAGTAGTGTTCGTACGCTCAAAGAAGATTTAAAATTTGTAAAACCCAACTTTATGGCTTCTGCACCAAGGTTATGGGAAAGCATTTATGGTGGAATCTTAGGTACCTTAAATAAATCTTCATTAGTCAAACAAAAGATGTTTCAAGTTTCGATGTATTTTGCGAAACGTTTTTTTCATTCAAGACAAGTCATTACAGGGAATGTACTCGATATCCATCCAATGGTGATATGGAAACAAATCATACGCTTTGTTTACCATTTGATTCGATTTTTTGTCGTGTGTTTTCCATATTTTATTTTTGACTTTTTAGTTTTATCCAAAATTCGAATCGCAACAGGAGGTGAACTAAGAGGTTCCGTATCGGGAGGTGGAGCACTACCATTTCATGTAGATGAATTCTTTAATATGATTGGCATTCCTGTTTTGGAAGGTTATGGAATGACAGAAACCGCACCAGTCCTTGCCATGCGAACCTTTGAGGAAATCATTCCAGGTTCAGTTGGAAAAATATTTCCCCATACAGACTTACGACTTGTCGACTTAAATACGGGTGAAGTTTTCCTAGATACTGAGATTGGAAAATTTGTTTATGGAAGAAAAGGGGAAATTCACGTTAAAGGAAAACAAGTTATGGCAGGTTACTATAAAAATCCAGAAGCGACAAACAAGGTGCTCGTAGCAGGTTGGTTGAATACTGGTGACTTAGGTATATTTACATCAAACCATAACTTACGCATTGTAGGTCGTTCCAAAGAAACGATTGTATTACTCGGTGGAGAAAATGTGGAGCCAGTACCCATTGAATCCAAAATTTTAGAGTCTGAATGGATTGACCAATGTATGGTTGTTGGGCAAGACCAAAAATTTTTGAGTGCACTTGTTTATCCAAATCTAAATCGATTTGAAACAACACCAGGAAAAGAATTTTGGAAAGATAAAGATGTAATCCAAAAAATGGAATCAGAGATCAAATCAAAGATCAATGTCCAAACTGGATTTAAATCGTTTGAACGAGTGGTTGGTGTGATTGTGATCCCAAAACCATTTGAAGTAGGTGATGAACTTACTGCGAAGTTATCACTCAAACGCCATGTGATCACAGAAAAATATAAAAACCAAATCCAAGCTCTTTACGAGTGA
- a CDS encoding helix-turn-helix domain-containing protein: protein METESISLVLLLEFLWMGSGAIFCLIWALSNIVKNRKKSDLLWSFILFSTGLWLLTGAFMFTGFYYQLPSIVFIHIPFVFLSASFLYHYLENLFLEKKINLHWFSFFPSLFSIIFLVPYYLKSDVEKINILDTITSTEYGSILTGLNLGIKLSILISVGIFLIREWIPNVRLSVFFTKRAIYSLVFILLIWIDLLVGSIGFSFQIPFFRKLSAYLLPILMYFYFFTRELWEPFVSDVRDTIQKNKYEKSKLVSVPLEVIDQKLFELMLEKVFCDEDLSLAKLADLVGVKSGQLSEYFHKRYGFGFYNYINQYRIEEAKRYLLEPKERTILSIADAVGFNSKSTFNRVFLEKVGVTPTDFRKQSKLSEP from the coding sequence GTGGAAACAGAATCAATTTCCCTCGTTTTATTATTAGAGTTTTTATGGATGGGATCTGGTGCCATCTTTTGCCTCATTTGGGCATTGTCTAACATAGTCAAAAATCGAAAAAAATCGGATCTGCTTTGGTCCTTTATCTTGTTTTCTACAGGTTTATGGTTGTTAACTGGAGCCTTTATGTTTACAGGATTTTATTACCAACTTCCTTCTATAGTGTTTATCCATATTCCATTTGTATTTTTATCTGCTTCGTTTTTGTATCACTATTTGGAAAATTTGTTTTTAGAGAAAAAAATCAATCTACATTGGTTTTCTTTTTTTCCTTCCTTGTTTTCTATTATATTCCTCGTTCCATATTACCTAAAATCAGATGTAGAAAAAATAAATATCTTAGACACAATTACAAGTACTGAGTATGGAAGTATACTGACAGGCCTTAATTTAGGAATCAAACTCTCCATCTTAATTTCTGTTGGAATTTTTTTAATCCGTGAATGGATTCCCAATGTTCGGTTGTCGGTATTTTTTACGAAACGTGCAATTTATTCCTTAGTGTTTATACTTTTGATATGGATTGATTTACTTGTAGGAAGTATTGGTTTTAGTTTTCAAATTCCATTTTTTCGGAAATTGAGTGCATACCTATTGCCCATCCTTATGTATTTTTATTTTTTCACTCGTGAATTATGGGAACCCTTTGTTTCTGATGTTCGCGATACTATACAAAAAAATAAATATGAGAAATCGAAGTTGGTTTCTGTTCCACTTGAAGTAATCGATCAAAAACTATTCGAATTGATGTTAGAAAAAGTATTCTGTGATGAGGACTTAAGTTTAGCTAAGTTGGCGGATTTAGTTGGAGTTAAGTCAGGACAATTGTCTGAATACTTTCACAAACGATATGGATTTGGTTTTTACAATTATATCAATCAATACCGGATTGAAGAAGCAAAACGTTATTTATTGGAACCAAAAGAACGAACCATTTTGTCCATTGCCGATGCAGTCGGTTTTAATTCCAAATCCACTTTCAATCGTGTTTTCTTAGAAAAAGTGGGAGTCACTCCAACAGATTTCCGAAAACAATCAAAACTTTCCGAACCATAA